A genomic segment from Chitinophaga niabensis encodes:
- a CDS encoding circadian clock KaiB family protein yields MAKEKTKQAKAEKWELRLYIAGNTPKSMTALANLKRYCEQHLPDKYTLEIIDLLVQPQLAAGDQIFAIPTLVRKVPVPIRKIIGDLSNEEKVLVGLNIRPIKK; encoded by the coding sequence ATGGCAAAAGAAAAAACTAAACAGGCAAAAGCAGAAAAATGGGAGTTGCGTTTATACATTGCCGGTAATACACCGAAATCAATGACGGCGCTCGCCAATCTGAAAAGATACTGCGAACAGCATCTGCCTGATAAATACACACTGGAAATAATCGACCTCCTGGTGCAGCCTCAACTTGCTGCGGGAGATCAGATCTTTGCCATTCCAACATTGGTACGTAAAGTTCCGGTCCCCATCCGTAAGATCATAGGCGACCTGTCCAACGAAGAAAAAGTATTGGTTGGACTTAACATCAGACCCATAAAAAAATAA
- a CDS encoding dihydrofolate reductase family protein, whose protein sequence is MRKIIITSFVTMDGVLQAPGGPEEDPTGGFKWGGWTAPYGDETTQQVMSSIMSKPFDLLLGRFTYDIFSAYWPYVRNHPIADKFNSIKKFVVSGKQIELPWAGSTLITGDVVKGLKELKQQNGPDLLVHGSSKLIQTLLTNGLADILHIWTFPVTTGKGKRLFREGIPAAEWKLKEIKTSGTGVILATYEPSGDIKTGSFVTAEASEAELARRKNIASL, encoded by the coding sequence ATGAGAAAGATCATCATCACTTCATTTGTTACCATGGACGGCGTACTGCAAGCTCCGGGAGGCCCGGAAGAAGATCCGACAGGGGGTTTTAAATGGGGCGGCTGGACGGCTCCCTATGGCGACGAAACAACACAGCAGGTAATGAGCAGCATTATGAGCAAACCTTTTGACCTGTTGCTGGGCAGGTTCACGTACGACATCTTTTCCGCCTATTGGCCCTATGTCAGGAACCATCCTATTGCAGATAAGTTCAACAGCATAAAGAAGTTTGTTGTTTCCGGCAAACAGATAGAACTTCCATGGGCCGGCTCCACGCTGATCACGGGAGATGTGGTAAAGGGCCTGAAGGAACTCAAACAACAGAACGGCCCCGATCTATTGGTACATGGCAGCAGCAAACTTATTCAAACCTTACTGACCAACGGCCTTGCGGATATCCTCCATATATGGACCTTCCCGGTAACCACCGGAAAAGGAAAACGTTTATTCCGGGAAGGCATACCTGCCGCCGAATGGAAGTTAAAAGAGATCAAAACCTCGGGCACCGGCGTAATCCTGGCCACTTATGAACCTTCGGGGGATATAAAGACCGGAAGTTTTGTAACAGCCGAAGCATCAGAAGCAGAACTAGCCAGGAGAAAAAACATCGCTTCACTATAA
- a CDS encoding helix-turn-helix transcriptional regulator, with protein sequence MTVEKHIPSASLSPFIKHYLIVEMQDEQVNHIMPDTSLVMVFRFKGQVSFLENNAKNDLPASMISGLRRSGKLVNYARHSANLMVVFNEAGANAFIKAPLYELYDSSVSLDNIYKDVSAIEDQLAEATNNTERIRLVEQYLRSKLYPGEPDKLVLAALEKIHAAKGVIKIKELAQSLYISQDAFEKRFRRVVGVSPKQFSNIIRMKSIVSNGFTKETLSEVAFNAGYFDQPHFNKDFKLFTGKTPTDFIKTPPLW encoded by the coding sequence GTGACCGTAGAAAAACACATACCATCCGCCAGTTTAAGCCCTTTCATCAAACATTACCTCATCGTTGAAATGCAGGATGAACAGGTGAACCACATCATGCCGGATACTTCCCTGGTAATGGTTTTCCGCTTTAAAGGGCAGGTGAGCTTCCTGGAGAACAACGCAAAGAACGATCTCCCGGCCTCCATGATCTCCGGTTTAAGAAGGTCCGGCAAACTGGTAAACTACGCCAGGCACTCCGCCAACCTCATGGTGGTATTCAACGAAGCCGGCGCCAATGCCTTCATCAAAGCCCCCCTCTACGAATTATACGACAGCAGCGTTTCCCTGGATAATATCTACAAGGATGTATCCGCCATCGAAGACCAGTTAGCCGAAGCCACCAATAACACGGAACGCATACGGCTCGTAGAACAATACCTCCGGTCCAAACTATACCCCGGCGAACCGGATAAACTCGTATTGGCTGCACTGGAAAAGATCCATGCTGCAAAAGGTGTTATCAAAATAAAAGAACTTGCCCAATCCCTTTATATCAGCCAGGATGCCTTTGAAAAACGTTTCAGGCGTGTAGTAGGTGTTTCCCCCAAACAGTTCTCCAACATCATCCGTATGAAATCCATTGTAAGCAATGGGTTCACCAAAGAAACCCTCTCGGAAGTAGCATTCAATGCCGGCTATTTCGATCAGCCTCACTTTAACAAGGACTTCAAACTCTTCACGGGTAAAACACCCACGGATTTTATCAAGACCCCTCCCCTCTGGTAG
- a CDS encoding SDR family oxidoreductase gives MNIQGKTALITGGGRGIGLHIAKLFSAKGAKVILSGRNEASLKQAVASINNASYIVSDITNEKDVENLVQKAGQIDILVNNAGVLHGASVDGGENFLATAKDEMNLNYFAVLQLTELFLPVLKKSGDAAIINIQSILSYVPLTMALSYSASKAALHSYSQGLRLVLQKKGAAVKVFEVFPPYIDTDMTKGVEVDKMKPEDLAADILEGVENDQFAIRSGLTREVYQMWHQAPENTVAQINGL, from the coding sequence ATGAACATTCAGGGTAAAACAGCACTTATTACAGGCGGTGGCCGGGGTATCGGTTTGCATATCGCTAAATTATTTTCTGCCAAAGGCGCCAAAGTGATCCTCAGCGGCAGGAATGAAGCCAGCTTAAAACAGGCGGTGGCTTCCATCAACAATGCTTCTTACATCGTGAGCGATATTACGAATGAGAAGGACGTAGAGAACCTGGTGCAAAAAGCAGGTCAGATTGATATACTGGTGAATAATGCAGGGGTATTACACGGTGCTTCGGTAGATGGGGGAGAGAATTTCCTGGCTACGGCAAAAGATGAAATGAACCTCAATTACTTTGCGGTGTTGCAGCTAACAGAACTGTTCCTGCCGGTATTGAAGAAAAGCGGTGATGCGGCGATCATTAATATCCAGTCCATTTTATCTTACGTGCCCCTTACCATGGCTTTGAGCTATAGTGCATCCAAAGCAGCGCTGCACTCTTATTCCCAGGGGCTCCGTTTGGTATTGCAAAAGAAAGGTGCTGCGGTAAAAGTGTTTGAAGTGTTTCCTCCATATATAGACACGGATATGACGAAAGGTGTGGAAGTAGATAAAATGAAACCGGAAGACCTGGCAGCAGACATCCTGGAAGGTGTGGAGAATGATCAATTTGCAATTAGAAGTGGTTTAACGAGAGAGGTGTACCAGATGTGGCATCAGGCTCCGGAAAATACGGTGGCTCAGATCAATGGATTGTAA
- a CDS encoding response regulator, translating into MYLPKKILLAEDDKDDQDFFHDFLQEREDILLLPIASNGEELLEYLDNTTELPDAIILDQNMPKLNGLQTLQQLKITSRYSDITVMVYSTSTDDNLIKESNMLGATLVVSKPSSYKGYQRMIDELISHL; encoded by the coding sequence ATGTATCTACCCAAGAAGATCTTATTGGCCGAGGATGATAAGGATGACCAGGATTTCTTTCACGACTTCCTGCAGGAAAGAGAAGATATACTTTTATTACCCATTGCCAGCAATGGAGAAGAATTGCTGGAATACCTGGATAATACAACAGAACTGCCAGATGCCATTATACTGGACCAGAACATGCCCAAGCTCAATGGGCTGCAAACCTTACAGCAGCTAAAAATTACCAGCCGGTATTCAGATATTACGGTAATGGTGTATTCCACTTCCACAGACGATAATCTTATCAAAGAAAGCAATATGCTTGGCGCAACCCTGGTAGTGAGCAAACCCAGCAGCTACAAGGGTTATCAGCGCATGATAGATGAGCTGATCAGCCATCTGTAA
- a CDS encoding class I SAM-dependent methyltransferase: protein MTKDSTQRFSNKVQDYIKYRPDYPPEVLTYLRKRTGLSEASTVADIGSGTGIFTKHLLNLGCKVYAIEPNTGMREAADAMLQETYPGKYMSINAPAANTGLKDHTIDLIVCAQAFHWFNTAEARTEFQRILKPSAQAALIWNNRQVNTDNFSKDYDRLLRERTADYNEVNHQKLSPADFKAFFKEGKYEKMIFPSYQEFDEAGFLGRANSSSYVPTEDAAFQQLLKDIFQRHQVNGRVKFHYDTEVYTGEV from the coding sequence ATGACTAAAGACTCCACCCAACGATTCTCTAACAAGGTGCAGGACTATATCAAATACAGGCCTGACTACCCACCGGAGGTACTTACTTATCTCCGCAAAAGAACGGGGTTATCCGAAGCATCCACAGTAGCTGATATCGGCTCAGGTACCGGTATCTTCACCAAACACCTGCTCAACCTCGGATGCAAGGTCTATGCCATAGAACCCAACACAGGAATGCGGGAAGCAGCAGACGCCATGCTGCAGGAAACATACCCCGGTAAGTACATGTCCATCAACGCTCCTGCCGCCAATACCGGCTTAAAAGACCATACCATAGACCTCATTGTCTGCGCACAGGCCTTCCACTGGTTCAACACAGCGGAAGCCCGCACGGAGTTCCAAAGGATCCTGAAACCCTCCGCACAGGCTGCCCTGATCTGGAACAACCGGCAGGTGAACACAGATAATTTTTCAAAGGATTATGACCGGTTATTGCGCGAAAGAACAGCAGACTATAATGAGGTAAACCACCAGAAACTATCCCCGGCTGATTTTAAAGCATTCTTTAAAGAAGGGAAATATGAAAAGATGATCTTCCCCAGCTACCAGGAATTTGATGAAGCCGGTTTTCTCGGAAGGGCTAACTCCTCCTCCTATGTGCCCACAGAAGACGCAGCATTTCAGCAGTTACTGAAGGATATTTTTCAACGCCACCAGGTGAATGGCAGGGTGAAGTTCCATTATGATACGGAAGTTTATACAGGCGAAGTTTGA
- a CDS encoding DUF2461 domain-containing protein: MAVQLQTGFKFLKKLKENNNREWFNAHKTEFQAEQQFVETFAEALLGKLSKHDLIETPSGKKSLFRIYRDTRFSNDKTPYKTNWSGAFRRATKQRRGGYYFQLEPGNTFIAGGFWGPSPEDLKKIRDDIAFDPAPLRKILKSRSFISHFGTLEGEQLKTTPKGFDPSHEGIDLLRYKQFLLIKRFTDKEALSDTFLKEADLTFQAMRPFFDYMSDVLSTDPNGE, from the coding sequence ATGGCAGTGCAGTTACAGACTGGTTTCAAATTCCTTAAAAAGCTAAAAGAGAACAACAACAGGGAATGGTTCAACGCTCATAAAACGGAATTCCAGGCAGAACAACAATTCGTGGAAACCTTTGCGGAAGCATTACTGGGAAAGCTCAGCAAACATGATCTGATAGAAACCCCCTCAGGCAAAAAGAGCCTGTTCCGCATCTACAGGGATACGCGTTTTTCCAACGATAAAACACCCTATAAAACAAACTGGAGCGGAGCCTTCAGACGTGCTACCAAACAGCGCAGAGGCGGCTATTACTTTCAGCTGGAACCCGGAAATACTTTTATTGCAGGTGGTTTCTGGGGGCCCAGCCCAGAAGATCTGAAAAAGATCAGGGACGACATTGCTTTTGATCCGGCACCGCTGAGGAAGATACTCAAAAGCAGATCGTTCATATCTCATTTCGGAACTTTGGAAGGAGAGCAACTCAAAACCACCCCCAAAGGTTTTGATCCCAGCCATGAAGGCATTGATCTGCTCCGCTATAAACAGTTCCTGCTCATTAAAAGGTTTACGGATAAAGAGGCATTAAGCGATACTTTCCTCAAAGAAGCCGACCTTACTTTTCAGGCCATGCGTCCCTTTTTTGATTATATGAGTGATGTGTTATCAACAGATCCGAACGGAGAATGA
- a CDS encoding sensor histidine kinase, whose translation MEEHSTTNIAALQAELEELRHQLWEAQETIDAIRTGQIDAIVVNGENGHELYTLKTADYSYRVFIEKMTEGAVSLNYEGVILYCNSQFASLLNMPISKVIGMAFQDFVPEGSKRHLRRLFENSWSKDCKEEVLLRTCDLEIPVLLSLTALEFNENMALSIIVTDLTAQKRTQQELERKNAQLARMNHELGLSNHDLQQFASVASHDLQEPLRKIQMFSNLLKEHNKKILSSESKRFLDKIVNSAKRMKALILDILSYSRLSAANNIFEEVDLNDIVKDLLEDFELIIQEKDAEIRVGELPQIEANRGQIRQVFQNMVSNALKFSKPDQVPVIEISSTYLGEKSFNAPPQPEGPYCLIRIKDNGIGFDQKYENHIFALFERLHSKDSYEGSGIGLSITKKIIEKHDGLVQAWGISGEGAEFLLLLPVSQEKNKHHVSTQEDLIGRG comes from the coding sequence ATGGAAGAACATTCAACAACTAACATAGCAGCACTACAGGCTGAGCTGGAAGAATTACGGCATCAGCTGTGGGAAGCGCAGGAAACCATAGATGCTATCCGCACAGGGCAGATAGACGCCATTGTAGTAAATGGTGAAAATGGCCATGAGCTGTATACGCTGAAAACAGCGGATTACAGTTACAGGGTGTTCATTGAAAAAATGACGGAGGGAGCCGTATCGCTCAATTACGAAGGCGTTATCCTCTACTGCAATTCCCAGTTTGCCTCTTTGCTGAACATGCCCATTTCCAAAGTGATCGGCATGGCTTTCCAGGACTTTGTGCCGGAAGGAAGTAAACGTCACCTCCGCCGCCTGTTTGAAAACAGCTGGTCTAAAGACTGTAAGGAAGAAGTGTTACTGCGTACCTGCGACCTGGAAATACCGGTGCTGCTTTCGCTCACAGCCCTGGAGTTCAATGAGAACATGGCCCTGAGCATTATTGTTACGGACCTCACTGCCCAAAAGAGGACCCAGCAGGAGCTGGAAAGGAAAAATGCACAGCTGGCCAGGATGAACCATGAGTTGGGATTGAGCAATCACGACCTGCAGCAGTTTGCTTCCGTAGCCTCGCATGATCTGCAGGAACCCCTCCGTAAGATCCAGATGTTCTCCAACCTCCTGAAAGAACATAATAAGAAAATACTTTCCAGCGAATCAAAAAGGTTCCTGGATAAAATAGTCAATTCCGCCAAGCGGATGAAAGCCCTGATCCTGGATATACTCAGCTATTCCAGGTTATCTGCCGCCAACAATATATTTGAAGAAGTTGATCTCAACGACATCGTAAAGGACCTGCTGGAAGATTTTGAGCTGATCATCCAGGAGAAAGATGCAGAGATCCGGGTAGGGGAACTGCCGCAGATCGAAGCCAACAGAGGGCAGATCAGGCAGGTATTTCAGAACATGGTATCCAACGCCCTGAAGTTCTCTAAGCCGGACCAGGTACCTGTTATTGAGATCAGCAGTACCTACCTGGGAGAAAAGTCGTTTAATGCCCCGCCACAGCCGGAAGGGCCTTATTGTTTGATCCGTATAAAAGATAATGGAATAGGATTTGACCAGAAGTATGAGAACCATATCTTTGCACTGTTTGAACGGCTACATTCAAAAGATAGTTACGAAGGCAGTGGGATAGGCTTGTCTATCACCAAGAAGATCATAGAGAAACATGATGGCTTGGTGCAGGCCTGGGGGATATCCGGAGAAGGGGCTGAGTTTTTACTGTTATTACCCGTCTCCCAGGAGAAAAATAAACACCATGTATCTACCCAAGAAGATCTTATTGGCCGAGGATGA
- a CDS encoding TetR/AcrR family transcriptional regulator, giving the protein MASAEKTRQFIIEKAAFLINQKGMAGTSISDIMAATKLAKGGIYGNFENKEEICREAFAYLMKYLNESIARVLQGRTSYKEKLLALLDHYRELAVNEGGGCPMQNFGTESDDTDPAIQSMVADAVRFTQNRISQLIKDGIQAGEFKDTVNAKEMSIKMFALIEGGILTSRIFGNNQQMKLIINMLRSEIAAFSV; this is encoded by the coding sequence ATGGCATCAGCAGAAAAAACAAGGCAGTTCATTATAGAAAAGGCTGCTTTCCTTATTAATCAGAAGGGTATGGCGGGAACGTCCATCTCTGATATAATGGCGGCTACCAAACTGGCAAAGGGTGGGATCTACGGGAATTTTGAGAATAAGGAGGAGATCTGCCGTGAGGCCTTTGCTTACCTGATGAAGTATTTAAATGAAAGTATTGCCCGGGTATTGCAGGGGAGAACATCTTATAAAGAAAAACTGCTGGCCTTACTGGACCATTACCGGGAACTGGCGGTAAATGAAGGAGGCGGTTGCCCCATGCAGAACTTTGGAACTGAATCCGATGATACAGACCCGGCCATTCAAAGTATGGTGGCGGATGCAGTAAGGTTTACGCAGAACAGGATCAGCCAGTTAATTAAAGATGGTATCCAGGCTGGCGAATTTAAAGATACCGTGAACGCAAAAGAAATGAGCATTAAGATGTTTGCCCTCATAGAAGGCGGCATACTTACCAGCAGGATATTTGGAAACAATCAGCAAATGAAATTGATCATCAACATGCTAAGATCAGAAATAGCAGCATTCAGTGTTTGA
- a CDS encoding ester cyclase, with the protein MKPIYMLLLVLHTAGLTHAQTIKKGTMEKNKEVVRKLYEEALNKRHLHLLQDLVSPEYTAIQGVKGPAGFETTLNGILKGFADAHWDVQEYIAEGDKVMVRWKFQGTHTGQFAAYAPTGKAVNNDGLGIYQLKDGKVVTTQVYTDRLSFLQQLGILPKEI; encoded by the coding sequence ATGAAACCAATTTATATGCTATTGCTGGTGCTGCACACCGCAGGCCTTACGCATGCACAGACTATTAAAAAAGGAACCATGGAAAAGAACAAAGAAGTAGTACGGAAATTGTATGAAGAAGCATTGAACAAACGCCACCTGCATTTACTGCAGGACCTCGTATCTCCTGAATACACGGCCATACAAGGTGTAAAAGGCCCCGCCGGTTTTGAAACAACGCTCAATGGGATCCTTAAAGGATTTGCAGATGCACATTGGGATGTACAGGAGTACATTGCAGAAGGTGATAAAGTAATGGTAAGATGGAAATTCCAGGGCACGCACACCGGCCAGTTTGCCGCCTATGCGCCCACGGGCAAAGCTGTCAATAACGATGGTTTGGGCATTTACCAGTTGAAAGATGGCAAAGTGGTGACTACACAGGTATATACAGACCGGCTGAGCTTTCTGCAGCAACTGGGTATCCTGCCGAAGGAGATCTAA
- a CDS encoding TlpA family protein disulfide reductase has translation MRSLLCFLLLCPLMLSAQITFKVEGANREPVRVMQPLNGNYHIAAWKNDTLSNNGELVLPNQPGTNEFLYKQKIYRLYVRPGKTYVLTINKEEIKIQADDEEAQLALNRLSLPFYQTVAIKYYKEDTIFAHNKIRVLAEMEQQLQPFHTLNIDQGFHRYVEKLIKVYYANLLAGTFMHPMTKLDFNKDQAQVKEIETYWKTVFAIADPRDPASMTVNTYFDYANFCNTWYFTYFLPGSKGTYKPQVLDDEYWTRKYDAIQSDYKEPLREYLTAQWIYAITMEGGFQSFALDWYNQFQAVYPRSIYTTYLRNGINNIRDYQKKAKNDFATTQHFIEDSINNFDQLAAKFKGKTVYVDLWATWCGPCRDEFAYNNGLKQFLKKNNIQALYISIDADAVDQKWKDMIKYYDLQGYHIRASGKLMNDIRNIFGESRGLAIPRYAIIKDGKMVLNNAKRPSDQEALYKQIERFL, from the coding sequence ATGAGATCTCTGCTGTGTTTTTTGCTGTTATGCCCGTTGATGTTGTCGGCCCAGATCACCTTCAAAGTGGAAGGTGCTAACCGTGAACCCGTTCGTGTAATGCAACCCCTGAACGGGAACTACCATATCGCCGCCTGGAAAAATGATACCCTCAGCAACAATGGAGAGCTGGTACTCCCCAACCAGCCCGGTACCAACGAATTCTTATACAAACAGAAAATATACAGGTTGTATGTGCGGCCCGGTAAAACCTATGTACTTACAATCAATAAAGAAGAAATCAAGATACAGGCTGATGATGAAGAAGCACAACTGGCATTGAACCGCCTTTCCTTACCTTTTTACCAGACTGTGGCAATAAAATATTATAAAGAAGATACCATATTTGCGCATAATAAAATAAGGGTGCTTGCAGAAATGGAGCAGCAGCTGCAACCCTTCCATACATTAAACATAGATCAAGGATTTCATCGGTACGTTGAAAAGCTCATAAAGGTCTACTATGCCAATTTGCTGGCCGGCACCTTCATGCACCCCATGACGAAACTGGATTTCAATAAGGACCAGGCACAGGTAAAAGAGATCGAAACTTACTGGAAAACTGTATTCGCCATTGCTGATCCCCGGGATCCCGCCTCTATGACCGTGAACACTTATTTCGATTATGCAAACTTCTGCAATACCTGGTACTTCACTTATTTCCTTCCCGGCTCAAAGGGCACCTATAAACCCCAGGTGCTGGACGATGAATACTGGACCCGGAAATATGATGCTATCCAATCTGATTATAAAGAACCATTGAGAGAATACCTTACCGCCCAATGGATCTATGCTATTACCATGGAAGGAGGTTTTCAATCTTTCGCACTGGATTGGTACAACCAATTCCAGGCAGTATATCCCCGTAGTATCTATACTACTTATCTGAGGAACGGGATCAATAATATCAGGGATTACCAGAAAAAAGCAAAGAATGATTTCGCCACCACGCAGCATTTCATAGAAGACAGTATTAATAACTTCGATCAGCTGGCAGCAAAGTTCAAAGGTAAAACGGTGTATGTAGACCTATGGGCTACCTGGTGCGGCCCTTGCAGGGATGAATTTGCTTATAACAACGGACTGAAGCAATTCCTGAAAAAGAACAACATACAGGCACTGTACATATCCATTGATGCGGATGCCGTTGATCAGAAGTGGAAAGATATGATCAAGTATTATGATCTGCAGGGTTATCATATCCGCGCATCCGGAAAACTAATGAATGATATCCGCAATATTTTCGGGGAAAGCCGGGGCCTGGCCATACCCCGTTATGCCATCATTAAAGATGGGAAAATGGTGCTGAACAATGCCAAACGCCCCAGCGACCAGGAGGCTTTATACAAACAGATCGAACGTTTCCTGTAA
- a CDS encoding ASCH domain-containing protein, which produces MLFKQDQLEGIKAGTVSLAFRKWNKASVKKGSLLKTAVGVVEIQAIAVVNKVTDKEAQQAGFEDAAALMKTFTRYPGGDLYKIKVRYYGEDPRIALRERTSLTAEEHAELKKKLGRMGEWTKEILLLIKAHPRLRAADLAVLSGREKDWLKLNVRKLKDLGLTISYHPGYEISPRGENYIKKEFRR; this is translated from the coding sequence ATGTTGTTCAAACAGGATCAGTTGGAAGGCATCAAAGCAGGCACCGTTTCCCTCGCATTCAGGAAATGGAACAAGGCATCCGTAAAAAAGGGAAGCCTGTTGAAAACGGCTGTTGGTGTAGTGGAGATCCAGGCTATTGCTGTTGTAAACAAAGTAACAGATAAGGAGGCGCAGCAGGCAGGATTTGAAGATGCGGCTGCATTGATGAAAACATTTACCCGTTATCCTGGGGGAGATCTGTACAAGATCAAAGTGCGTTATTATGGTGAAGATCCGCGTATTGCCCTTCGTGAAAGAACTTCCCTGACAGCAGAAGAACATGCAGAACTGAAAAAGAAATTAGGGCGAATGGGAGAGTGGACGAAGGAGATATTACTACTCATTAAAGCACATCCCAGGTTGAGAGCAGCAGACCTGGCTGTACTTAGCGGCAGGGAGAAAGACTGGTTGAAACTGAATGTGAGGAAACTGAAGGACCTTGGGCTGACGATCAGTTATCATCCGGGATATGAGATCTCGCCAAGGGGAGAAAATTATATAAAAAAAGAGTTCCGCAGGTAA
- a CDS encoding circadian clock KaiB family protein, translating to MRKNEEQQLNINPSAPKAEFVLRLFVTGASPNSVRAISNLKELCEQYLPGKYSLEVIDVYQETEVAQQEQIVALPLLIKKYPFPERRLIGDLSDTDKVLKGLGLKAH from the coding sequence ATGCGAAAAAATGAAGAACAGCAGTTGAACATCAATCCATCCGCCCCCAAAGCTGAGTTTGTTCTTCGCTTATTTGTAACGGGTGCCTCGCCTAATTCTGTTCGGGCTATTTCAAATCTGAAAGAGCTTTGTGAACAATATCTGCCAGGGAAGTATTCGCTGGAGGTAATAGACGTGTACCAGGAAACGGAGGTGGCACAGCAGGAACAGATAGTGGCACTTCCCTTGCTGATAAAGAAATATCCTTTCCCGGAAAGGCGGTTGATCGGAGACTTATCTGATACTGACAAAGTATTAAAAGGCCTTGGTTTAAAAGCTCACTGA
- a CDS encoding adenylate/guanylate cyclase domain-containing protein produces MDYTSLARRFTSRFPLLSYLGTQINFWIISNIFLGSILHLQALSLEETSHIKTLVSYGQIARVAIMLGFLYGIALGLTDWYLDKRRFYKRLSMGKIILFKTVVSVSLIFLILILIRGAFWRLSMSHKAWSYLFYIMLLYYLAMTMVINFINQVNKKYGPGVLVPLLLGKYRNPREEERIFMFMDLQSSTAIAEQLGHLKYSAFIRDSFMDINQVLLPFNADVYQYVGDEIVVTWRIDEGLKDLSCVRFFFGCEYRFFERMDYYLSNYGVQPRFKAALHMGKVMAVEIGEVKRDIAYHGDTLNTASRIQSVCNDYNKLLLISTYMLEAMGEQRALLRTTPLGMIRLKGKAAEVGIASIEGLDNQTSPV; encoded by the coding sequence ATGGATTATACAAGTTTAGCCAGGAGGTTCACGTCTCGTTTTCCGTTGCTCAGCTACCTGGGCACACAGATCAATTTCTGGATCATTTCCAATATTTTCCTGGGGAGCATCCTGCATTTGCAGGCCTTATCCCTTGAAGAAACCTCTCATATAAAAACGTTGGTAAGCTACGGGCAGATAGCAAGGGTGGCTATTATGCTGGGCTTTTTGTATGGCATAGCATTAGGCTTAACAGACTGGTACCTGGACAAGCGGCGTTTTTATAAGCGGCTTTCCATGGGTAAGATCATCCTGTTTAAAACAGTCGTTTCCGTTAGTTTGATCTTCCTGATCCTGATCCTGATAAGGGGGGCCTTCTGGCGCTTAAGCATGAGCCACAAGGCATGGTCCTACCTGTTTTATATTATGCTGCTCTATTACCTGGCCATGACCATGGTCATCAACTTCATTAACCAGGTGAACAAAAAATACGGGCCAGGTGTACTGGTGCCTTTGTTGCTGGGCAAATACAGGAACCCAAGGGAAGAAGAACGCATCTTTATGTTCATGGACCTGCAATCTTCCACCGCTATTGCAGAGCAGTTAGGCCATCTGAAATACAGCGCATTCATCCGTGATAGTTTTATGGACATTAACCAGGTATTGTTACCTTTTAATGCAGATGTGTATCAATATGTGGGCGATGAAATTGTAGTGACCTGGCGGATAGATGAAGGGCTCAAAGATCTTTCCTGCGTAAGGTTCTTCTTTGGTTGTGAATACCGTTTCTTTGAACGTATGGATTATTATTTGTCCAATTACGGGGTGCAGCCCCGTTTTAAAGCGGCCCTGCATATGGGGAAAGTAATGGCGGTGGAGATCGGAGAGGTAAAGCGGGATATTGCCTATCATGGAGATACGCTGAATACAGCATCCAGGATCCAAAGTGTTTGCAACGATTACAATAAACTGCTGCTTATTTCCACTTATATGCTGGAAGCGATGGGAGAACAACGTGCGCTCCTCCGTACTACGCCACTAGGTATGATACGTTTAAAGGGTAAAGCAGCGGAAGTAGGCATTGCCAGTATAGAAGGATTAGATAATCAAACTTCGCCTGTATAA